The following are encoded in a window of Bradyrhizobium sp. WBOS07 genomic DNA:
- the tig gene encoding trigger factor, translated as MQVTETLSEGLKHEFKISVPASDLDAKAGAKLVDLKDKVRINGFRPGKVPVSHLKKVYGRSVMAETIDQTIRDTNTQLFSERGFRLATEPKITMPSEQAEVEELLSGKTDLTYTVAIEVVPAIALADFKTFEVEKPVAEVTEADVNEAIKRIADSNRTYAAKAEGAKAESGDRVTINFKGTINGEVFEGGTGEGIQVAIGSNTFIPGFEEQLIGIGAGETRTLKVSFPQNYMSDKLAGQPAEFETTATLIEAPQDVAIDDEFAKTLGLESLDKLKEAARERLVAEFATATRQRVKRALLDRLDEAHRFEAPPSLVDEEFNLMWNSVKAEMASAGKTFADEDTTEDKAQEEYRKIADRRVRLGLVLSEIGEKNKITVTDDEVGRAVIERARSMPGREKEVWDYYRSNAQALAQLRAPIYEDKVVDFILELANVTEKKVSREDLYKDDEAEKTAA; from the coding sequence ATGCAGGTCACAGAGACCCTCTCGGAAGGTTTGAAGCACGAGTTCAAGATCAGCGTTCCCGCGTCTGATCTCGACGCCAAGGCCGGCGCCAAGCTCGTCGACCTCAAGGACAAGGTCCGCATCAACGGCTTCCGTCCCGGCAAGGTACCGGTCTCGCACCTGAAGAAGGTCTACGGCCGCTCGGTGATGGCCGAGACCATCGACCAGACCATCCGCGACACCAACACGCAGCTGTTCTCCGAGCGCGGCTTCCGCCTTGCGACCGAGCCGAAGATCACCATGCCGAGCGAGCAGGCCGAGGTCGAGGAGCTGCTGAGCGGCAAGACCGATCTGACCTACACGGTCGCGATCGAGGTGGTGCCGGCGATCGCGCTCGCCGACTTCAAGACCTTCGAGGTCGAGAAGCCCGTCGCCGAAGTCACCGAGGCCGACGTCAACGAGGCGATCAAGCGCATCGCCGACAGCAACCGTACCTATGCCGCGAAGGCCGAGGGCGCCAAGGCCGAATCCGGCGACCGCGTCACCATCAACTTCAAGGGCACCATCAACGGCGAAGTCTTCGAGGGCGGCACCGGCGAGGGCATCCAGGTCGCGATCGGCTCCAACACCTTCATCCCGGGCTTCGAGGAGCAGCTGATCGGCATCGGCGCCGGCGAGACCCGCACGCTGAAGGTGTCGTTCCCGCAGAACTATATGAGTGACAAGCTCGCCGGCCAGCCGGCCGAGTTCGAGACCACCGCGACCTTGATCGAGGCGCCGCAGGACGTTGCGATCGACGACGAGTTCGCCAAGACGCTTGGCCTGGAATCGCTGGACAAGCTGAAGGAAGCCGCGCGCGAGCGTCTGGTTGCCGAGTTCGCGACCGCGACGCGCCAGCGCGTCAAGCGCGCCTTGCTCGACCGGCTCGACGAAGCGCATCGCTTCGAGGCGCCGCCCTCGCTGGTGGACGAAGAGTTCAATCTGATGTGGAACTCGGTCAAGGCCGAGATGGCCTCCGCCGGCAAGACCTTCGCCGACGAGGACACCACTGAAGACAAGGCCCAGGAAGAGTACCGCAAGATCGCCGACCGCCGCGTGCGGCTTGGCCTTGTGCTCTCCGAGATCGGCGAGAAGAACAAGATCACCGTGACGGATGACGAGGTCGGCCGCGCCGTGATCGAGCGCGCGCGCTCGATGCCGGGCCGCGAGAAGGAGGTCTGGGACTATTACCGCAGCAACGCCCAGGCGTTGGCCCAGCTCCGTGCACCGATCTATGAGGACAAGGTCGTCGACTTCATCCTCGAGCTCGCCAACGTGACCGAGAAGAAGGTCTCGCGCGAGGATCTCTACAAGGACGACGAGGCGGAAAAGACTGCGGCCTGA
- a CDS encoding NAD(P)H-hydrate dehydratase, translating to MEVLSNAEMQRADQLTIAAGTPGFKLMLSAGQAVAEAAQALVEEGPILIVAGPGNNGGDGFVAAAELAAQGREVSVIPMCERDQLQGDAASAARGWKHPVLPFNPQAIGRPALIIDALFGAGLSRPVDGEARAMIEAINANGAPVLAVDLPSGINGTSAAVMGAAVNATETVTFFRKKPAHLLLPGRMHCGRVRVADIGIDAQVLDEIAPQTFENSPEVWGAAFPLPRIDGHKYARGHVLAVSGDAAATGAARLAARGALRAGAGLVTLASPRDTLAINAAALTAVMVRPVDTVVEFGELLADKRYGTCIIGPGAGIGERTCDLVHTALSAQRHLVLDADALTSFAATPERLFESIKSSQDNAVVLTPHEGEFPRLFSDLSNKFPGRSKLERVRAAAERSGAVVLLKGPDTTIAAPDGRATIAANAPPWLATAGAGDVLSGIIAGLLAQGVPAFEAASMGVWMHGEAASEAGPGLIAEDLTETLPAVHRRIYSALGVEY from the coding sequence ATGGAAGTTCTGAGCAACGCCGAAATGCAGCGCGCGGACCAGCTCACCATCGCGGCCGGCACGCCCGGTTTCAAGCTGATGCTGAGCGCGGGCCAGGCGGTCGCCGAGGCCGCCCAGGCACTGGTGGAGGAGGGGCCGATCCTGATCGTGGCCGGTCCCGGCAACAATGGCGGTGACGGCTTTGTCGCAGCCGCCGAGCTCGCCGCCCAGGGCCGCGAGGTCTCGGTGATCCCGATGTGCGAGCGCGACCAGCTCCAGGGCGATGCCGCCTCCGCCGCGCGCGGCTGGAAGCACCCGGTGCTCCCGTTCAATCCGCAGGCGATCGGAAGGCCTGCGCTGATCATCGATGCGCTGTTCGGTGCGGGACTCAGCCGCCCCGTCGATGGCGAGGCGCGCGCGATGATCGAGGCGATCAACGCCAACGGTGCCCCGGTGCTCGCGGTCGACCTGCCGAGCGGCATCAACGGCACCAGCGCGGCCGTAATGGGCGCTGCGGTAAACGCCACCGAGACCGTCACCTTCTTCCGCAAGAAGCCGGCGCATTTGCTGCTGCCGGGCCGGATGCATTGCGGCCGCGTGCGCGTCGCCGACATCGGCATCGACGCGCAGGTGCTGGACGAGATCGCCCCGCAGACCTTCGAGAACAGTCCGGAGGTCTGGGGCGCCGCCTTTCCGCTGCCGCGCATCGACGGCCACAAATACGCGCGCGGGCACGTGCTGGCAGTCTCCGGCGATGCGGCCGCGACCGGGGCCGCGCGGCTCGCCGCGCGGGGCGCGCTGCGGGCAGGGGCGGGCCTGGTGACGCTGGCGAGCCCGCGCGATACGCTCGCGATCAACGCGGCGGCGCTGACTGCGGTGATGGTTCGCCCCGTCGACACCGTCGTCGAATTCGGCGAGCTGCTCGCCGACAAGCGCTACGGCACCTGCATCATCGGTCCCGGCGCGGGCATCGGTGAGCGCACCTGCGATCTCGTCCATACCGCGCTGAGCGCGCAGCGCCATCTGGTGCTCGATGCCGATGCGTTGACCAGCTTTGCCGCGACCCCCGAGCGCCTGTTCGAATCGATCAAGTCCTCACAGGACAATGCCGTGGTGCTGACACCGCACGAAGGCGAGTTTCCACGCCTGTTCTCGGACCTCAGCAACAAGTTCCCGGGCCGTTCCAAGCTGGAGCGAGTGCGCGCCGCCGCCGAGCGGTCCGGCGCCGTCGTGCTGCTGAAGGGGCCCGACACCACGATCGCTGCCCCCGACGGCCGCGCCACCATCGCCGCCAACGCGCCGCCCTGGCTCGCCACCGCCGGCGCCGGTGACGTGCTGTCCGGCATCATCGCAGGCCTGTTGGCCCAGGGCGTGCCGGCGTTCGAGGCCGCGAGCATGGGCGTCTGGATGCATGGCGAGGCGGCAAGCGAAGCCGGGCCGGGACTGATCGCGGAGGATCTCACCGAGACGCTGCCGGCGGTGCACCGGCGAATCTACTCCGCGCTGGGGGTGGAGTACTGA
- a CDS encoding P-II family nitrogen regulator gives MKKIEAIIKPFKLDEVKEALQEVGLQGITVTEAKGFGRQKGHAELYRGAEYIVDFLPKVKIEIVIGDDLVERAIDAIRRAAQTGRIGDGKIFVSNIEEAIRIRTGESGLDAI, from the coding sequence GTGAAGAAAATCGAAGCCATCATCAAGCCATTCAAGCTCGACGAGGTGAAGGAAGCGCTGCAGGAAGTCGGCCTTCAGGGCATCACCGTGACCGAGGCCAAGGGCTTTGGCCGGCAGAAGGGGCACGCCGAGCTGTACCGCGGCGCAGAATACATCGTCGACTTCCTGCCCAAGGTGAAGATCGAGATCGTGATCGGCGACGATCTGGTCGAGCGCGCCATCGACGCGATCCGCCGCGCCGCGCAAACCGGGCGCATCGGCGACGGTAAGATCTTCGTCTCCAACATCGAAGAGGCGATCCGCATCCGAACCGGCGAATCCGGGCTGGACGCTATCTGA
- the glnA gene encoding type I glutamate--ammonia ligase, whose protein sequence is MKTAKDVLKSIKDNDVKYVDLRFTDPRGKWQHVTFDVSMIDEDIFAEGTMFDGSSIAGWKAINESDMCLMPDPVTATIDPFFAETTMVITCDVLEPTTGEPYNRDPRGIAKKAEAMVKSMGVGDSVFVGPEAEFFVFDDVRYSAEPYKTGFRLDSSELPTNSDTEYEGGNLGHRIRTKGGYFPVPPQDSVQDMRSEMLGAMAKMGVKVEKHHHEVASAQHELGMKFDTLTLMADHMQIYKYCIHQVAHIYGKTATFMPKPIFGDNGSGMHVHQSIWKDGKPVFAGNKYADLSETCLHYIGGIIKHAKAINAFTNPSTNSYKRLVPGYEAPVLLAYSARNRSASCRIPYTASPKAKRVEVRFPDPMANPYLGFAAMLMAGLDGIKNKIDPGPAMDKDLYDLPKEELKQIPTVCGSLREALENLDKDRGFLKAGGVFDDDFIDAYIELKMTEVARFEMTPHPVEFEMYYSG, encoded by the coding sequence ATGAAGACCGCCAAAGACGTCCTGAAATCGATCAAGGACAACGACGTCAAGTACGTCGACCTGCGCTTCACCGATCCGCGCGGCAAGTGGCAGCATGTGACGTTCGACGTCAGCATGATCGATGAAGACATCTTCGCCGAAGGGACGATGTTCGACGGCTCCTCGATCGCCGGCTGGAAGGCGATCAACGAGTCCGACATGTGCCTGATGCCCGACCCGGTCACCGCGACGATCGACCCGTTCTTCGCCGAGACCACCATGGTCATCACCTGCGACGTGCTCGAGCCGACCACCGGCGAGCCCTACAACCGCGACCCCCGCGGCATCGCCAAGAAGGCCGAGGCCATGGTGAAGTCGATGGGCGTGGGCGACAGCGTGTTCGTCGGCCCCGAAGCCGAGTTCTTCGTGTTCGACGACGTGCGCTATTCCGCCGAGCCCTACAAGACCGGTTTCCGGCTCGACTCCTCGGAGCTGCCGACCAATTCCGACACCGAATATGAAGGCGGCAATCTCGGTCACCGCATCCGCACCAAGGGCGGCTACTTCCCCGTTCCGCCGCAGGATTCGGTGCAGGACATGCGCTCGGAGATGCTCGGCGCCATGGCCAAGATGGGCGTCAAGGTCGAGAAGCATCACCACGAGGTCGCTTCCGCCCAGCACGAGCTCGGCATGAAGTTCGACACGCTGACGCTGATGGCCGACCACATGCAGATCTACAAGTACTGCATCCACCAGGTCGCGCACATCTACGGCAAGACCGCCACCTTCATGCCGAAGCCGATCTTCGGCGACAACGGCTCGGGCATGCACGTGCACCAGTCGATCTGGAAGGACGGCAAGCCGGTGTTCGCCGGCAACAAATATGCCGACCTGTCGGAGACCTGCCTGCACTACATCGGCGGCATCATCAAGCACGCCAAGGCGATCAACGCCTTCACCAACCCTTCGACCAACTCCTACAAGCGTCTGGTCCCGGGCTATGAGGCTCCCGTGCTGCTCGCCTATTCCGCGCGCAACCGCTCGGCCTCCTGCCGCATCCCCTACACCGCTTCGCCCAAGGCCAAGCGCGTCGAGGTGCGCTTCCCCGATCCGATGGCCAATCCCTATCTCGGCTTCGCCGCGATGCTGATGGCCGGCCTCGACGGCATCAAGAACAAGATCGATCCGGGTCCGGCGATGGACAAGGACCTCTACGACCTGCCGAAGGAAGAGCTGAAGCAGATCCCGACGGTGTGCGGCTCGCTTCGCGAGGCGCTCGAGAACCTCGACAAGGACCGCGGCTTCCTCAAGGCCGGCGGCGTGTTCGACGACGACTTCATCGACGCCTATATCGAGCTGAAGATGACCGAGGTCGCCCGCTTCGAGATGACCCCGCATCCGGTCGAGTTCGAGATGTACTATTCGGGCTAA
- a CDS encoding adenylate/guanylate cyclase domain-containing protein, with translation MSDPRDKQDRNAFWQQMLSGEHPSLRRGRAVMRMLSPTADKRCRLCCVGFDGFTAPALRLAGFRPWRRNPHICEQCETVLAKERGGAEIEIAMLYADVRGSTELAARIGPTGFAALMQRFFRVATDVFAETNAVVDKMVGDEVIGIFPPGISGSDYRRLAVKAGLALLRATGHDDPAGPWLSIGVGVHAGKTFVGSIGVEDGNYQFAALGDPMNFCARLVAAAKGGEMVVSPAVWDDASTGISAEQRSLRLKGYADPTKAYVATLSH, from the coding sequence ATGTCGGACCCCAGGGACAAACAGGATCGCAACGCATTCTGGCAGCAGATGCTGTCCGGCGAGCACCCCTCACTCCGTCGCGGCCGCGCGGTGATGCGCATGCTGTCGCCGACCGCGGACAAACGCTGCCGGCTCTGTTGCGTGGGTTTCGACGGCTTCACCGCGCCGGCCTTGCGGCTTGCGGGCTTTCGGCCGTGGCGGCGCAATCCGCACATCTGCGAGCAGTGCGAGACGGTGCTCGCCAAGGAGCGCGGCGGCGCCGAGATCGAGATCGCGATGCTCTATGCCGACGTGCGCGGATCGACCGAGCTGGCTGCGCGCATCGGTCCAACCGGCTTTGCCGCGCTGATGCAGCGCTTCTTCCGGGTGGCGACCGACGTGTTCGCCGAGACCAATGCCGTGGTCGACAAGATGGTCGGCGACGAGGTGATCGGAATTTTTCCTCCCGGTATTTCAGGCAGCGACTACCGTCGGCTCGCGGTCAAGGCCGGGCTTGCGCTTCTGCGCGCGACCGGACATGACGATCCCGCGGGCCCGTGGCTGTCCATCGGCGTCGGCGTGCACGCCGGCAAGACCTTTGTCGGCTCGATCGGCGTGGAGGACGGCAACTACCAGTTTGCCGCGCTCGGAGACCCCATGAACTTCTGCGCGCGGCTGGTGGCAGCGGCAAAAGGCGGCGAGATGGTCGTCAGCCCGGCGGTCTGGGACGACGCATCGACGGGCATTTCGGCCGAGCAGCGCAGCTTGCGTCTCAAGGGTTACGCCGATCCGACCAAAGCCTATGTCGCAACGCTCTCGCATTGA
- a CDS encoding gamma-glutamyl-gamma-aminobutyrate hydrolase family protein: MRKPVVGVIGNAHRVENRFQVQMVGERNLRAVAEVSGGLPVMFAGSPDITDIAALLDTVDGIILTGARANVHPTRFNVDPCEKHEPYDIHRDEVALALSVACVSRGIPLFGICRGLQEMNVAFGGSLHPEIREIPGRMNHRMPRLENGEIHPDPTVVFADRHDVDLTPGGAFARILGCEKIRVNSLHGQGILDPGKRVLIEGVAEDGTIEAIRIAEAPSFALGVQWHAEYDPQHNPINRKLFEAFGEALVARQKAAA, translated from the coding sequence ATGAGAAAGCCGGTCGTCGGCGTGATCGGGAACGCCCATCGCGTCGAAAATCGATTTCAGGTCCAGATGGTGGGCGAGCGAAACTTGCGCGCCGTGGCCGAGGTCTCCGGCGGCTTGCCGGTGATGTTCGCGGGCTCGCCCGACATCACCGATATCGCGGCATTGCTCGACACGGTGGACGGCATCATCCTCACCGGCGCCCGGGCCAACGTGCATCCGACCCGCTTCAACGTCGACCCCTGCGAGAAGCACGAGCCCTACGACATCCACCGCGACGAGGTGGCGCTGGCCCTTTCGGTCGCCTGCGTATCCCGCGGCATCCCGCTGTTTGGCATCTGCCGCGGCCTGCAGGAGATGAACGTTGCCTTCGGCGGCTCGCTGCATCCCGAGATCCGCGAAATTCCCGGCCGCATGAACCATCGCATGCCCCGGCTCGAGAATGGCGAGATCCATCCCGATCCGACCGTCGTGTTCGCCGACCGCCACGATGTCGACCTGACGCCGGGCGGGGCGTTCGCGAGAATCCTCGGTTGCGAGAAGATCAGGGTCAATTCGCTGCACGGCCAGGGCATTCTCGATCCCGGCAAGCGCGTTCTGATCGAGGGCGTCGCCGAGGACGGCACCATCGAGGCGATCCGGATCGCGGAAGCCCCGAGCTTCGCGCTCGGCGTGCAATGGCATGCCGAATACGATCCCCAGCACAATCCGATCAACCGCAAGCTGTTCGAGGCGTTCGGCGAGGCCCTGGTCGCGCGGCAGAAGGCGGCGGCGTAG
- a CDS encoding class I SAM-dependent methyltransferase, with translation MPDLKDQTISDFGEQWTAFRDNPGYYGSADLLADLFGPLLALEDVAGKRIADIGSGTGRIVNMLLDAGAARVVAVEPSDAMRVLKDNTAARADRIEYLQAPGDRLPPDLGLDYVVSMGVLHHIPEPAPVVRAAFAALRPGGRCIVWLYGYEGNETYLSLAIPLRKLTVLLPHRLLVVLSHGLEWALTAYIGLCRILPLPMRSYMRSVLAKFPRSVRRLTIYDQLNPAYAKYYTRAEAEALLSDGGFGDVRLYHRHGYSWTVSGTRPA, from the coding sequence ATGCCGGACCTGAAGGATCAGACGATCAGCGATTTTGGCGAGCAGTGGACCGCCTTCCGCGACAATCCCGGCTATTACGGCTCGGCCGATCTCCTTGCCGATCTGTTCGGTCCGCTGCTCGCCCTCGAAGACGTCGCGGGCAAGCGGATCGCCGACATCGGAAGCGGTACCGGACGCATCGTCAACATGCTGCTCGATGCGGGGGCGGCCCGCGTCGTTGCGGTCGAGCCGTCCGACGCCATGCGGGTCCTGAAGGACAATACGGCGGCGCGAGCCGACCGCATCGAGTATTTGCAGGCACCAGGCGACCGGTTGCCGCCCGATCTCGGGCTCGACTACGTGGTTTCGATGGGGGTCCTGCATCACATCCCCGAACCGGCCCCCGTGGTTCGCGCCGCATTCGCGGCCCTGCGTCCGGGAGGACGCTGCATCGTCTGGCTCTATGGCTACGAAGGCAACGAGACCTATTTGTCGCTCGCGATCCCGCTGCGCAAGCTCACGGTGCTGCTGCCGCACCGGTTGCTCGTGGTGCTGTCCCACGGCCTTGAATGGGCACTCACGGCCTATATCGGGCTGTGCCGGATCTTGCCGCTGCCGATGCGGTCCTACATGCGCTCGGTGCTTGCGAAGTTTCCCCGCAGCGTCCGCCGCTTGACCATCTACGACCAGCTCAATCCCGCTTACGCAAAATATTATACCCGCGCCGAGGCAGAAGCGCTGTTGTCGGATGGCGGATTTGGTGACGTCAGGCTCTACCATCGCCACGGCTATAGCTGGACGGTGTCCGGCACCCGCCCGGCGTGA
- the asnB gene encoding asparagine synthase (glutamine-hydrolyzing) produces the protein MCGVAGIFHRDGRAADPRAVAAMSAALVHRGPDGEGTWLEGPVGLAHRRLAIRDLSEGGHQPMLDASGRIVVTYNGEIYNDRELRSELERSFGFRFRSSCDTEILPYAYLAWGEAMFERLEGFFAIGLWDRRERRLILARDGIGIKPLHYFESDGSVLFASEIKGITASGEVSAQIDPVALHTYLAAGHTGTRQSLFQDIKQVPPGTAICFTDRERTERRFWRPVRAPEIDDLDEAVVRLQSTIETVVKSQMVSDVPLAVLQSGGIDSSLISLTLGRLGLKPPLFTAGFSEKSHDETSVARQIAAAAGLPLNVIDGEAGEGAEAALRAVVYHFDGQCADTGALGFYHLAGAVRRHSTVVLSGDGGDEFFAGYETYAATMMAEGARHLVPRRVAGLTGRLAYASVRGNEKRLPVAAQLARFALGLGDGGSSPHLQWRRLVPRFLAERIYGRGMADLASADPFAEYAEYYAEPHEKVLDRALIADQRFHLQSVLTKVDAMSMAHGLEVRVPILDRRVMDLAGRLDVSLLNPWPKGAPKYVLRKLAERLGMPAEAAWSRKRGFNVPIAQLMRRGGLRPICERVLDREADVFAPLMKPDAIRQLWNAHREASSDNAFALWPILTLGIWLTGLAAPAPRQA, from the coding sequence ATGTGCGGCGTAGCCGGCATCTTTCATCGTGACGGCCGCGCCGCAGATCCGCGGGCGGTTGCGGCGATGTCGGCTGCGCTGGTCCATCGCGGTCCGGACGGGGAGGGCACCTGGCTGGAAGGACCCGTCGGCCTGGCTCATCGCCGCCTCGCCATCCGCGATCTCTCCGAGGGCGGCCATCAGCCGATGCTCGATGCCTCCGGTCGCATCGTCGTCACCTATAACGGCGAGATCTACAACGATCGCGAGCTGCGCAGCGAGCTCGAGCGATCCTTCGGTTTCCGCTTTCGCAGCAGCTGCGACACCGAAATCCTTCCCTACGCCTACCTCGCCTGGGGCGAAGCGATGTTCGAGCGGCTCGAAGGCTTTTTCGCCATCGGCCTGTGGGATCGCCGGGAACGCCGCCTGATCCTTGCGCGCGACGGCATCGGGATCAAGCCGCTGCATTATTTCGAGAGCGACGGCAGCGTGCTGTTTGCCAGCGAGATCAAGGGAATCACCGCCAGTGGCGAGGTCTCGGCGCAGATCGATCCCGTCGCGCTCCACACCTATCTCGCCGCGGGCCATACCGGCACGCGGCAGAGCCTGTTTCAGGACATCAAGCAGGTCCCGCCCGGCACGGCGATCTGTTTCACCGACCGGGAGCGGACCGAGCGGCGCTTCTGGCGGCCGGTGCGCGCGCCGGAGATCGACGACCTCGACGAAGCGGTCGTCCGGCTGCAATCGACCATCGAGACGGTGGTGAAGAGCCAGATGGTGAGCGACGTGCCGCTCGCCGTGCTCCAGAGCGGAGGTATCGACAGCTCGCTGATCAGCCTCACGCTCGGGCGGCTCGGCTTGAAGCCGCCCTTGTTCACGGCAGGCTTCAGCGAGAAGAGCCATGACGAAACGTCGGTCGCGCGGCAGATCGCCGCCGCCGCCGGCCTGCCGCTCAACGTCATCGATGGCGAAGCGGGCGAGGGGGCCGAGGCTGCGCTGCGGGCCGTGGTCTATCATTTCGACGGCCAATGCGCCGATACCGGCGCGCTCGGCTTCTATCACCTCGCCGGTGCGGTCCGGCGGCATTCCACCGTGGTGCTCTCGGGCGATGGCGGCGACGAGTTCTTTGCGGGATACGAAACCTACGCCGCGACCATGATGGCGGAGGGCGCGCGTCACCTGGTGCCGCGCCGCGTCGCAGGCCTGACCGGTCGCCTTGCCTATGCGTCCGTGCGCGGCAACGAGAAGCGGCTTCCGGTAGCCGCGCAACTCGCCCGCTTCGCGCTCGGTCTCGGCGACGGCGGCAGCAGCCCGCATCTGCAATGGCGGCGGCTCGTTCCCCGGTTTCTCGCCGAGAGAATCTATGGCCGCGGGATGGCCGATCTTGCATCGGCGGACCCGTTCGCGGAATACGCCGAGTATTATGCGGAGCCGCACGAGAAGGTGCTGGATCGGGCGCTGATCGCCGACCAGCGCTTCCACCTCCAGAGCGTTCTCACCAAGGTCGATGCCATGAGCATGGCGCATGGTCTCGAGGTGCGCGTTCCAATCCTCGACCGGCGCGTCATGGACCTCGCCGGCAGGCTCGACGTCTCGCTGCTCAATCCCTGGCCCAAGGGCGCGCCGAAATACGTGTTGCGCAAGCTGGCCGAGCGCCTGGGCATGCCGGCCGAGGCCGCATGGTCGCGCAAGCGCGGCTTCAACGTGCCGATCGCGCAATTGATGCGGCGCGGCGGATTGCGGCCGATCTGCGAACGGGTGCTCGACCGCGAAGCTGACGTCTTCGCGCCCTTGATGAAGCCGGACGCAATCCGGCAGCTGTGGAACGCGCATCGCGAAGCCAGCAGCGACAACGCATTTGCGCTCTGGCCGATCCTGACGCTGGGCATCTGGTTGACGGGGCTGGCAGCGCCGGCGCCGCGCCAGGCATGA
- a CDS encoding glycosyltransferase family 2 protein, with product MISVIIPALNERNGIVETIDRGRAALEGAQLTPYEIVIVDDGSVDGTGALAEQAGARVIRHPHNIGYGRSLKDGIRAASYDTIVISDADGSYPMEAIPRLVARYKQGFDMVVGARTGPNYRESMLKSPLRAILKAIVEFTANRDIPDINSGLRVFDRKVAISYFEHVSDLFSFTTSLTLAYMMNAKFVDYVEIDYRERIGRSKVNLFRDSIRTLQYVLEACTYYNPLKIFVLLAMMCTALAVVSLIGGIALQLVSAFVLGVGAILLSILVVAMGLLAVLLKQIMNQRP from the coding sequence ATGATCTCAGTCATCATTCCCGCGCTCAACGAGCGCAACGGCATCGTTGAAACCATCGATCGGGGCAGGGCGGCTCTCGAGGGCGCTCAACTCACCCCCTACGAAATCGTCATCGTCGACGACGGGTCGGTCGATGGCACCGGCGCGCTCGCCGAACAGGCGGGCGCCAGGGTGATCAGGCATCCCCACAACATCGGCTATGGCCGCTCGCTGAAGGACGGAATTCGCGCCGCGTCCTACGACACGATCGTCATCAGCGACGCGGACGGCTCCTACCCGATGGAGGCGATCCCCCGACTTGTCGCCCGTTACAAGCAGGGTTTCGACATGGTCGTCGGCGCCCGGACCGGGCCCAATTACCGGGAGTCGATGTTGAAGTCGCCGCTGCGCGCAATCCTGAAGGCGATCGTCGAGTTCACCGCCAACCGCGACATTCCCGACATCAATTCCGGCCTTCGCGTGTTCGACAGGAAGGTTGCCATCTCCTATTTCGAGCATGTCAGCGACCTCTTCAGCTTCACGACGTCGCTGACGCTTGCCTACATGATGAACGCGAAGTTCGTCGACTACGTCGAGATCGACTACAGGGAGCGGATCGGCCGCTCCAAGGTGAACCTGTTCCGCGACTCCATCCGGACCCTGCAATACGTCCTGGAGGCCTGCACCTATTACAATCCGCTGAAGATCTTCGTGCTGCTGGCGATGATGTGCACGGCGCTCGCGGTGGTTTCCCTGATCGGCGGCATCGCGCTGCAGCTCGTCAGTGCCTTCGTCCTGGGCGTCGGCGCGATCCTGCTCAGCATCCTCGTCGTCGCCATGGGGCTGCTCGCGGTGCTTCTGAAGCAGATCATGAATCAGCGGCCATGA
- a CDS encoding bifunctional 2-polyprenyl-6-hydroxyphenol methylase/3-demethylubiquinol 3-O-methyltransferase UbiG, with amino-acid sequence MVQISRPLRPVPIDALKTGADTYSSAIADAQNYMNWVIDQFRPYLRGQIVEIGFGHGHYSKALGELGDYCGVDHDRDSVEQATRQMPGRKFAVCDILVRDQLRSLFPEGVDAVFTINVLEHIEDDATAIANLVDVLKPGGHLLISVPALMLLYNDLDRLAGHCRRYTTTRLADLLKDQPVELVRLSYFNPIGGLGWLANRLKRHHSLNDDAVNGQIALFDKYIVPLSRALDPLSRSFFGQSVTCIARRL; translated from the coding sequence ATGGTCCAGATCTCTCGTCCGCTTCGGCCTGTCCCGATCGACGCGCTCAAGACTGGGGCAGATACCTATTCGAGCGCGATTGCGGACGCGCAGAACTACATGAACTGGGTCATCGACCAGTTCCGCCCTTATCTGCGGGGACAAATCGTCGAAATTGGATTTGGTCACGGGCACTACAGCAAGGCGCTGGGTGAGCTCGGGGATTATTGCGGCGTGGACCACGACCGCGACAGCGTCGAGCAGGCCACGCGGCAGATGCCCGGCCGCAAGTTTGCGGTCTGCGATATCCTGGTCCGGGATCAGTTGCGGTCGCTGTTTCCTGAAGGCGTCGATGCGGTCTTCACCATCAACGTGCTCGAGCACATCGAGGACGACGCGACCGCGATTGCCAACCTGGTCGATGTGCTGAAGCCGGGAGGTCATCTCCTGATCAGCGTGCCGGCCCTGATGCTGCTCTACAACGACCTCGATCGCCTGGCGGGACACTGCCGTCGCTACACCACGACGCGTCTGGCCGATCTGCTCAAGGATCAGCCGGTCGAGCTCGTCCGGCTGAGCTATTTCAATCCCATCGGCGGATTGGGCTGGCTTGCCAATCGCCTGAAGCGGCATCACTCGCTCAACGACGACGCCGTGAATGGGCAGATTGCATTGTTCGACAAATACATCGTGCCGCTGTCGCGGGCGCTCGATCCGCTTTCGCGAAGTTTCTTCGGGCAATCCGTTACCTGTATCGCACGTCGCTTATGA